In Pseudomonas fluorescens, a genomic segment contains:
- the gcvH gene encoding glycine cleavage system protein GcvH, with amino-acid sequence MSELRFTEDHEWLRAEADGSVTVGITAFAQDALGDVVFVQLPELQAYAKGAEASTVESVKAASGVYMPLDGEVLEVNDKLDGSPELVNEDPMGEGWFFRFKPADAEAIAKLLDQDAYDRLIKANAEA; translated from the coding sequence ATGAGCGAGTTGCGTTTCACTGAAGATCACGAATGGCTGCGCGCCGAAGCTGACGGCAGCGTCACCGTGGGTATCACCGCTTTCGCGCAGGACGCGCTGGGTGATGTGGTTTTCGTGCAACTGCCAGAGTTGCAGGCCTACGCCAAGGGCGCCGAAGCGTCCACCGTTGAGTCGGTCAAGGCCGCCAGCGGCGTGTACATGCCATTGGACGGTGAAGTGCTGGAAGTGAACGACAAGCTCGACGGCAGCCCGGAACTGGTCAACGAAGACCCGATGGGCGAAGGCTGGTTCTTCCGCTTTAAACCGGCCGATGCCGAGGCTATCGCTAAACTGTTGGATCAGGACGCGTACGACCGTCTGATCAAAGCCAACGCCGAAGCCTGA